In Solidesulfovibrio carbinoliphilus subsp. oakridgensis, the sequence TCCCGGTTGCCGGTTCCACAACGCGACAGACGCCGTCCGGACCGCCGCCACGGCCATTCCCCGTTCTCGGAAAGGACACCGCCGGACGGGACCCGAGGCAGTGGCACACCGCTGCACGGCGTTTCGAAAAAGAAGACGCTCGTCGCTTTTTCCCTACACCCATGCGCCAGTAATGGCAACGAATCTTCGATATCGCCATCCCTTTTCCAAAAGGCGCATGGACAGGCAAGCAGTCATGTTTTATAAAACAGGGAAAAGCGATCCACGCGCATCAAGGACCACGCCATGCCCATAGAACTCAACTGCTTCGCCACCCTGGCTCCCCTGACCCCTCCCAACTCCGGGGCCTTCCCGATCACGGCAGGAGAAACCGTGGCCAGTCTCGTCGACCGTCTCGGCATCCCGCGCGACGAGGTAAAAATCGTCTTCGTCAACGGCGTGACGTCGGACCTTGCCCGGCCACTGGCCGACGGCGACCGGGTGGGCATTTTCCCGCCTGTCGGCGGCGGATGACCCGGGCGGAAAAATCCGCCCCCCGCTCCCAGACGCAACCCTGATCCGGCAAACGACGGAAGGATCCGTCCTCGCCCGGGTCGGCGCGTGCCGGCGCGTCCCGCGTCTAGACGCCCATGATGTTGTAGCCGGAATCGACGAAGATCACCTCGCCCGTGGTGCCGGACGACAGGTCCGAGGCCAGGTAGAGGGCGCAGCCGCCGATGTCGGAAAGCGTGATGTTGCGGCCAAGCGGCGAGCGGTTCTCGATGGTTTCGAGGATGGTGCGAAAGCCGCTTATGGCCGAGGCGGCCATGGTCTTGACCGGACCGGCGCTGATGGCATTTATGCGCACCCCCGACTGGCCGAGGTCGACCGCCAGGTAGCGCACGCTGGCTTCCAGGGCGGACTTGGCCACGCCCATGGCGTTGTAGTTGGCGACCACCCGGCCCGAACCGTAGTAGCTGAGCGTCATGACCGAGGCGCCGGAGACGAAAAGCGGCTCGAAGGCCCGGCACAGGGCCACCAGGGAATAGGCCGACACGTCGAGTGCCACCCGGAAGCCTTCGCGGCTGGTGTCGATGAACCGGCCGGCCAGATCCTCGCGGTTGGCGTAGGCGATGGAGTGGACCAGGCAGTCCACCGTGCCCCATTTCTCCCGCACCAGCCCGGCCGCCCGGGCGATCTCCTCGTCGCTGGTCACGTTGCAGGCAAAGACGAAGTCCGCGCCAAGATTCTCCGCAATGGGTTCGATCCGCTTGCGGATGGGTTCGGCGGCGTAGCCAAGGGCCAGGGAGGCCCCCTCGTCGCGCAGGGATTTGGCAATGCCGTAGGCGATGCTGCGCTCGTTGACCACCCCGAAGACCAGTGCCTTTTTGCCGCGCATCAACATGGCGTCCTCCCGTGTCAGCGCCCCTCGGCCTCGCGCAGGATGCCGGCCAGGATGAGGTCCAGCACCCGGTCCACGCGTTCCCGGTCGGCGTCGTCATACAGGTTCAGTCCGCCGAAGACCCCGCTTTGGCGGGACCGCACGGACAGGAACATGGCCGCCCCGCCAAGCACGGCGACCACGGCGGTGAGGTCCAGGGATTCCGGGACCTCGCCGGTGACGTTCTCGAAAAATTCCAGGGCCGCCCGCACCCGGGGATATTCCAGGAGCCGGGTGAAGCGGTTGCGGCACATGAGTTCCCAGGCCAGGATGTCAAGGGTGCGGGGCCGGGCCAGGAGCCCCCGGATGGTGGCCTTGAAAAAGTGGGAAAGCTGGGCCTTGGGCGGCAGGGAGGCGAAACGGTCGGCCACGTCGTCGCGGAGCTCGGCCACGGTCGGCCAGAAGGTGGAACTCTGGCCGAAAGCCGTGACCATGTCGTCGAGGTCCTGGAAGTGGCGCAGCACCACCGCCCGATCAAGGCCCGCCGCCTTGGCCACGGCCTCGAGGGACAGCCCGTCGAAGCCCTCCCTGGCGAGCAGGTCGCCCAGGGCCTCCAGCAGCCGCTGGCGCACCGTGCGCGGCTTGCCGATAGGGATGATTTTCACCCCGGACATGGGGCCTGCCTCACGCGCGCCTGGCCCGCACGAAACTGTCCACGGCCACCAAAAGAGCCAGGGCCAGGATGGAGCCGTCGCGGAAGAACGTGGCCGGAGAAATGGCGTCCTCGGCCTTGGTGGTGAAACAGCCGCACTGGGTGCTTATGCCCTTGTGCCAGGCCCAGGCCATGGCCGAGAGAAAGACGGCCATCATGAGGCAGGCGGTCAGGCTCGCCCCGCGCGACAAAAAGCCGGTTACGAGGCTCATGCCGACGACCACCTCGATCCAGGGCAGGACCAGGGCCACGCCGTAGATCAGCATGTCGGGGAGAATCTGGTAGTTGCGGATGATCTTGGCAAACGCGGCCGGATCGACGATCTTGTCCCAGGCCGCGGCCAGGAAGATGCAACCCAGAACCATACGGGCGATGACGCCGAGGATTTTCACGCTCCGCCCTCCGTGGGGCCGCCAGCGGCCAGCCAACCGTCGAAACCGTCGGAGACGACCGTGACGTAGGGGAATCCGGCCGTGCGCAGGGCGTCGCCGAGTTCCTTGCTCTTGTCGCACAGGATGCCGCCGCAGTAGATCACCAGCCGATCGTCGGGAGAAAGGCCCAGGGCCTTGGTCGCGGCGTCCAGGTCGCCGTACATGGCCTCCTGGGGCAGGTTTTTCGCCCCGGCCACGCGCCGTTCGGCATATTCCCCGGCTGTGCGGGCGTCGATGAAAACCACGCCCGGCTTGCCGCGAAGGGTCAGGGCGGCGTTGGCGTCCACGGTTTCAAGGCCCCGCCGCAGGGCTTCGCGCCGGTCCAGGGCCGCGAAGTCGGCCACCCAGGGCAAAGGCTCTTCCCGGGCCATGTTCATGGCCACGGACAAACCCGCCCCAAGCAGGCAGATGACCACCAGCTCCAGCCAGAGGGGCGGCAGCCGCCGCACCGTACCCTGCGCCATACGTTCCCGCCTTGACAAGATTTCCCCGCCTCGCGCATATGCTTTGGGCAGGCTGGCCGTTTCCTATCCTACCCGCCGGCCAAAGCGCAACCCGTAACCCCGGAGACGCCCATGTCCGACGCCGCCGACCCGGCTCTCGTCCAAAACGCCTCGGCCGAGGAGGTCCGGGCCCTGCTCGACAAAACGCCCCAGGGAGGCCTCACCCTGCTCGATGTCCGCATGGAACCCGAATACGAGGAATTCCACCTGCCCGGCGCGACCCTTTCCCCGCTGCCCGACCTGGCCGACACCCTGGAGGCCCTGGACAGGAAGAAACCGGTGGTGGTCTACTGCCGGGGCGGCAAGCGCAGCGCCGCGGCCGCGAAAATCCTGTCCGGCGCGGGATTTCCAAACGTGGTCAACATGCTCGGCGGGGCATTGGCCTGGCAGGGCGCGGCCGCAACCGGGCCGCCTGACACCGGCATGACACTCCTTGACGGCACGGAAACGCCCCGCCAGATCCTGCTCGCCGCCCTTGGCATGGAAGCGGCGCTCGGCGCCTTTTACGGCAAGCTGGGGCAAGCCGCGGCCGATGCCGCAACCCGCGACGTGTTCGTCCGGCTGGCCGGCTTCGAGGAGCGCCACCTGCACCATGTGCACGGCCTCTACCGCAAGGCCACGGGGGACAAAAGCGAGCTGGCGGCGCTGCTCTCCGGCGTGTCGCCCGAACTGGAGGGCGGCCTGCCCGGCGAAGCCTTCCTGGCCCAGCTCGGCGGCGAACCCGATGCGCCGGGCGAGGCCCTGGAGCTGGCCGCCTCGGTCGAGGCGCAGGCCCTGGACCTCTATTCCCGGCTGGCCGGACAGGCCAAAGACCCCGAATCCGCCGCGCTTTTCACGACACTGGCCCAGGAGGAAAAAAGCCACCTGCGCGCCGTGTCCAACCTCATGAACCGCCTCGCCACAATCAGCGAATAGGAGCACCCATGCAACCCGTCAATTTCCTCATGAATATCCTCTGGCTCATTCTCGGCGGTCTCTGGATGGGCATCGGCTGGTACCTGGCCGGGGTCGTCATGGCCATCACCATCATCGGCCTGCCCTGGACCCGGGCCTGCTTCGTGCTCGGCAACCTGTCGTTCTGGCCCTTTGGCAAGGAAGTGGTGGACCGCCGCCACGTCTCCGGCGAAGACCTCGGCACCGGCCCGCTGGGCTTTCTCGGCAACATCATCTGGTTCGTCCTGGCCGGGGTCTGGCTGGCCATCGGGCACCTCACGGCCGCGGTGGCCAATTTCGTGACCATCATCGGTATCCCTTTCGCCCTCCAGCACCTGAAACTCGCCCTCCTGGCCCTGGCCCCCATCGGCAAGACCGTGGTGGACAAATCGTACTGAGCCGGAAACCGCCATGCAAACGGCCTACCTCGTCCTGGCGCTGGCCGCCGGCATGTTCATGCCGGTGCAGGCCGGCATCAATTCCAAGCTCGCCGGCCTCGTGGACGGGGCCATCGCGGCGGCCTTCATCTCGTTTCTGGTCGGCACCCTGGCCCTTGGCTGCGTCCTTGCCGCCCTGGGCCAGGGCGTGCCCGTCTCCCGGGCCTGGCCGGCCGGGCCGTGGTGGTACTGGATCGGCGGGTCGCTCGGCGCTTTTTTCGTCACGGCCACCGTCATCCTGGCCCCGCGCATCGGGGCCGGGGCCATGGTGGCCCTGACGCTGGCCGGACAGGTGGCCGCCTCCATGGCCCTCGACCACTTCGGCCTGCTCGGCTTCCCCCACATCCCCTTCGACCTGAAGCGGCTGGCCGGGTCCGTGCTGCTGTTGGCCGGGGTCTATCTGATTCGATTCTGAAGGCGGATTCCCCCCGCCGCCACCGCTTTCCCCGGCTTGCGCGCCCCCAGGGCGGCGGCGGTTACGCGTTCCAGGAGCCAAGCCCCCATGAGGCTGGCCGCGCCGGCGGCCATGGCCTCGAGCGCGAACCGCGCCCATGGGGCCAGACCAGCCGTGGCCGGACCGCAGAAACTCAGGAGAGGCTGGTGGCAGAGATAGACGCCGTAGGACAGCAGGGAAAAACGCCTGACCCAGGCCCAGGCTCCCGCAGCCGCCATGCACGGCAGGCGGAAGAGCACGGCGAACACGGCCAGACTCCAGACCGCCCCGCTCATGTGCCCAAGCGACGGCGCGCCGGGCACGACGCCGGAAAGGAAGGCGGCCAGGCAACCACCGGCCAGGAACAGCGCCAGCCCCCGGCCAAACGGCCAGCCCGGGCCGGCCTGCTCCCGGTAAGCCTGGGCCATCCACAGGCCGCACAAAAATTCCGGCAGCCGCGGTGGCAGGTTGAAGGTCCACAGGAAGGCGAACGTGTCCCAGCCGGTCCCGGGCGCGGCCGCCCCCCTGGCCTTGATCCAGACCGTGACCGGCCACATGGCCGCCGCCGAGACCAGACACCAGCCGGCCGGGCCCAGGCCCGGACGGCGGACCAGACGCACCAGCCAGGGAAAGACCAGCGTGAACTGGACGAGCAGCCCGAGCCACCAGGAGGCGGCCATGTTGCCGTAAAACGGCCCGGTCCAGAAGGGATCCAGGAACAGGAGGTGGGAGGCCACCCCCGTGGCCAGGCCCCGCCAGTCCGACAGCCGGAAGACGGCCGCCGAGACGGCGGTCAGGACCAGCACGGCCAAAGCGTACTGCGGGTAAAGCCGCCACAGCCGCTTGCGCACGTAAGGACCGAAGGCCGGGGGCGGGACGGGCGCGGGGCCGAAAAAAGGCAGGCCCATCAAAAACGCGGTCATGACGTTGAAAACGACCACGCCCAGGGACATGGACCGGAAGGCCGCGTCCAGGAGCGTGCCCTGCCAGGCCCGGCCGAGTTCCGGGAGCCCGAGCCACAGGTGGTGGCAAAAGATGGCGGCCATGGCCAGGGAGCGGATGGCATGCAGTTGGGCGATCTCGCCCGTGCGTCCGCCCTCCGGCCGCGCCGGCCCGGTCACGAGCCCTTTCGCTCGCGGTTGCGGCGGACCGTGACGGTTTCGCCGCCGATGCCCCAGTTGTCGGTCTCCACTTCTTCGATGAGGACGAAAGTGGTCTGGGGATTTTTGCCCATGACGTCGCGCAGGAGGTTGGTCACGCCTTCGATGACGTGGGCTTTCTGTTCCGGGGTGACTCCGTCGCGGGTGATCTTGATATTGACGAACGGCATGGCGGCTCCTTGGGCTCAAACGTTGGTCGCGATGCGGCCATACTAGCCAAGGGCCCGCTCCCAGTCCAGGAGCGGGCCTTTTGTCGCGCCGCCCGGGCGGCGGAGAGTCGGAAGCCGGCCCGGCCGGCAATAGGGATCAGTTCCCGCCGACGGGCCAGAGGATGGCGGCCTGGGCGGCCTCGGGACGCGGCAGGATCACCTCGCCGTTGCCGAGCTGCGAATACAGGACCCGCATGAGCCGGCCGGCCGAATCCAGGTAGGCGGTCAGGGTGAAGGGAACGGCCGTTCCGCGGACCTTGGCCACCAGCGGATTGACCGCCATGAAGCGCAGGTCCTGGAAGGTGAGCGTCGTCCCTTCCGGACTCGTGGCCGTGGAGATGACCGGAAAATCGGTGAACCAGACGTACTGGGCGAAGACCGGGGCCGCCTGGCCGAGGGCCTCCAGTTCCGCCGGCGCGGCCTTCCGGTAGCGCCGTTCGGGCAGGAGTGTCCCGGGCGAGGAAAGGTCCATGCCGGTCAGCACGTATTCGTCCCCCTCGTCGGCCACGATCTTCCACCACAAGGGCGCAAAGGCGTCGGGCTGGGCGTGGATGGCCTTGACGTCCTGGCCCTGGGCGGCGAGAAGCGTGCCGGCCCGGCCGGCCACGTAGTGCCCGACACCGAACCCGAGCGCCGGCCAGGCCAGCATCACGGCCAGTCCGGCCACGGCCAAGCCCTTTCGCGCGCCGGGCCGCACAACCCCGGCCACGGCCAGTCCGACCAGGGCCAGGGTATAGACCGGGTCAATGATGTAGACCGAGGGAAAGGACACCCGCATGTCGGAAAAGGGCAGGAAAAGCCCGGTCCCGTAAGAAGTTATACAGTCGAGAAAAAGGTGGGAAAGGGCGCAGATATAAAATAGGATGAAAAACCGGCCCGCGCCGGCCTCACGCCACAGCCGGTGCGCCACCAGGGCCAGAAGCCAGGCCAGGAGCGCGCAGCCGAGCAGGGAATGGGTCAGGCCCCGGTGGTAGCGCATGTAGGCTTCCGGGCCGAAAAATGTAACGATATTATCGAGATCAGGCATCCAGGCGGCAAAGGCGGCCAAGGGGACAAGGGCCCGGCCGGCCGGAAAGCGGTCCTTGGCGGCCTGACCGATGAGCACGCCGGCGGCAACATGGGTAACAGGGTCCATCGATCCTCCGAAAACGGGTTCAGGGCGAGGTTTTCGTAGGATAGGGCCTTTTTCGCATTTGACAAGGATCACCGCTGCGCTACAGTGCGCCCCGGCGCGTTCGCGCCCAAATCACCCCTTCTTTCGGAGCGATCATGGCAGACAAGTCGCCGGACACCAAAGACATGCCGGCCGAGGGCGAATTCGCCGCGCTCATGGAGGCCTCCCTGGCCGAACGTGGCGGCGAGATCAGCGTTGGAGACCGCATCACCGGACCCGTCATCGCCGTAACGGACACCACTGTCGTGGTGGACACCGGCACCAAACTTGACGGGGTGGCGGATAAATCCGAATTCCTGGACGAAAACGGCGCGCTGACCATCAGCGAAGGCGAGGCCGTCACCCTCTATGTCGTGTCCGTACGCGGCGACGAGGTGGCCCTGTCCA encodes:
- a CDS encoding MoaD/ThiS family protein; the protein is MPIELNCFATLAPLTPPNSGAFPITAGETVASLVDRLGIPRDEVKIVFVNGVTSDLARPLADGDRVGIFPPVGGG
- a CDS encoding enoyl-ACP reductase FabI, producing the protein MLMRGKKALVFGVVNERSIAYGIAKSLRDEGASLALGYAAEPIRKRIEPIAENLGADFVFACNVTSDEEIARAAGLVREKWGTVDCLVHSIAYANREDLAGRFIDTSREGFRVALDVSAYSLVALCRAFEPLFVSGASVMTLSYYGSGRVVANYNAMGVAKSALEASVRYLAVDLGQSGVRINAISAGPVKTMAASAISGFRTILETIENRSPLGRNITLSDIGGCALYLASDLSSGTTGEVIFVDSGYNIMGV
- a CDS encoding TetR/AcrR family transcriptional regulator → MSGVKIIPIGKPRTVRQRLLEALGDLLAREGFDGLSLEAVAKAAGLDRAVVLRHFQDLDDMVTAFGQSSTFWPTVAELRDDVADRFASLPPKAQLSHFFKATIRGLLARPRTLDILAWELMCRNRFTRLLEYPRVRAALEFFENVTGEVPESLDLTAVVAVLGGAAMFLSVRSRQSGVFGGLNLYDDADRERVDRVLDLILAGILREAEGR
- a CDS encoding MauE/DoxX family redox-associated membrane protein, yielding MKILGVIARMVLGCIFLAAAWDKIVDPAAFAKIIRNYQILPDMLIYGVALVLPWIEVVVGMSLVTGFLSRGASLTACLMMAVFLSAMAWAWHKGISTQCGCFTTKAEDAISPATFFRDGSILALALLVAVDSFVRARRA
- a CDS encoding rhodanese-like domain-containing protein, whose amino-acid sequence is MAQGTVRRLPPLWLELVVICLLGAGLSVAMNMAREEPLPWVADFAALDRREALRRGLETVDANAALTLRGKPGVVFIDARTAGEYAERRVAGAKNLPQEAMYGDLDAATKALGLSPDDRLVIYCGGILCDKSKELGDALRTAGFPYVTVVSDGFDGWLAAGGPTEGGA
- a CDS encoding rhodanese-like domain-containing protein; this translates as MSDAADPALVQNASAEEVRALLDKTPQGGLTLLDVRMEPEYEEFHLPGATLSPLPDLADTLEALDRKKPVVVYCRGGKRSAAAAKILSGAGFPNVVNMLGGALAWQGAAATGPPDTGMTLLDGTETPRQILLAALGMEAALGAFYGKLGQAAADAATRDVFVRLAGFEERHLHHVHGLYRKATGDKSELAALLSGVSPELEGGLPGEAFLAQLGGEPDAPGEALELAASVEAQALDLYSRLAGQAKDPESAALFTTLAQEEKSHLRAVSNLMNRLATISE
- a CDS encoding YccF domain-containing protein, yielding MQPVNFLMNILWLILGGLWMGIGWYLAGVVMAITIIGLPWTRACFVLGNLSFWPFGKEVVDRRHVSGEDLGTGPLGFLGNIIWFVLAGVWLAIGHLTAAVANFVTIIGIPFALQHLKLALLALAPIGKTVVDKSY
- a CDS encoding DMT family transporter — protein: MQTAYLVLALAAGMFMPVQAGINSKLAGLVDGAIAAAFISFLVGTLALGCVLAALGQGVPVSRAWPAGPWWYWIGGSLGAFFVTATVILAPRIGAGAMVALTLAGQVAASMALDHFGLLGFPHIPFDLKRLAGSVLLLAGVYLIRF
- a CDS encoding acyltransferase family protein; its protein translation is MTGPARPEGGRTGEIAQLHAIRSLAMAAIFCHHLWLGLPELGRAWQGTLLDAAFRSMSLGVVVFNVMTAFLMGLPFFGPAPVPPPAFGPYVRKRLWRLYPQYALAVLVLTAVSAAVFRLSDWRGLATGVASHLLFLDPFWTGPFYGNMAASWWLGLLVQFTLVFPWLVRLVRRPGLGPAGWCLVSAAAMWPVTVWIKARGAAAPGTGWDTFAFLWTFNLPPRLPEFLCGLWMAQAYREQAGPGWPFGRGLALFLAGGCLAAFLSGVVPGAPSLGHMSGAVWSLAVFAVLFRLPCMAAAGAWAWVRRFSLLSYGVYLCHQPLLSFCGPATAGLAPWARFALEAMAAGAASLMGAWLLERVTAAALGARKPGKAVAAGGIRLQNRIR
- a CDS encoding tautomerase family protein is translated as MPFVNIKITRDGVTPEQKAHVIEGVTNLLRDVMGKNPQTTFVLIEEVETDNWGIGGETVTVRRNRERKGS
- a CDS encoding metal-dependent hydrolase; this encodes MDPVTHVAAGVLIGQAAKDRFPAGRALVPLAAFAAWMPDLDNIVTFFGPEAYMRYHRGLTHSLLGCALLAWLLALVAHRLWREAGAGRFFILFYICALSHLFLDCITSYGTGLFLPFSDMRVSFPSVYIIDPVYTLALVGLAVAGVVRPGARKGLAVAGLAVMLAWPALGFGVGHYVAGRAGTLLAAQGQDVKAIHAQPDAFAPLWWKIVADEGDEYVLTGMDLSSPGTLLPERRYRKAAPAELEALGQAAPVFAQYVWFTDFPVISTATSPEGTTLTFQDLRFMAVNPLVAKVRGTAVPFTLTAYLDSAGRLMRVLYSQLGNGEVILPRPEAAQAAILWPVGGN